In Oncorhynchus nerka isolate Pitt River linkage group LG21, Oner_Uvic_2.0, whole genome shotgun sequence, the following are encoded in one genomic region:
- the LOC115104242 gene encoding vascular cell adhesion protein 1-like has protein sequence MCEIIFSRIFLGFAVLLLWMAGGLAHAACPLELNPPRLVVGYGDSVSVNCSTSSTDHEGMGWEATFGGTSLEQDVIFVTWTVKNLTDWTIQPKCYITSKDGKQCLETFPVILYKTPDRVSISVLNHSGPMVEGTQYQLQCDIQNIAPLQNLVVKWYKGNELLDNVTYSNVSKRPEDVSATLMISPSRDDDGDQYRCRAELDLGREGPQPHPTVTSEPLNITVHYAPEFLPGNDTVEVSAGSDVSLDCSAEGNPPPELRWTNNTAEGNANETTVGRLRTLNISRVTANATYNCTVTNRLGSITKQIHVLVDVPPQQHPTMFSTAPSTPETMTTLPATAKSKVVTFPLELNPPRVVVRYGDSVSVNCSTSSTDHDGMGWEATFGGTSVEQDVNVVTWTVDNLTDWTIEPKCYINLNDGEQPSKELPVILYKTPDRVPISVLNHSGPMVEGTQYQLQCDIQNIAPLQNLVVKWYKGNEPLDNVTYSHVSKRPEDVSATLMISPSKDDNGTQYRCRAELDLGPEGPQPHPTVTSEPLSITVHYKPCINASGLPVRIPVFRGYPEELVCEAEGYPQPRIKWVYDPAKHVSEAGGNLTVFEAGLYNCTATNDVATSFIVVEVVLNEDYLPLIAGFVAFMVVVISVIFVVIYSIYYKNNKMGRYSLKKAKLSSTPNGNVAQNGGRDTPLPMTKLSQPNIYF, from the exons ATGTGTGAAATAATATTTAGTCGGATTTTCCTTGGGTTTGCCGTACTTCTCCTCTGGATGGCAG GTGGGCTGGCACATGCCGCCTGTCCTCTTGAGCTCAACCCTCCCAGATTGGTGGTGGGATATGGAGACTCAGTCTCAGTCAACTGCAGCACATCATCCACGGACCACGAAGGGATGGGCTGGGAGGCCACATTCGGAGGTACAAGTTTAGAACAAGATGTCATTTTTGTCACCTGGACTGTGAAGAATTTGACAGACTGGACAATACAACCTAAATGCTACATCACATCAAAAGATGGAAAGCAGTGTTTGGAAACGTTCCCTGTCATTTTATACA AGActccagacagagtctccatctCTGTTCTGAACCACTCTGGTCCCATGGTGGAGGGGACACAGTACCAGCTGCAGTGTGACATTCAGAACATCGCTCCTCTACAGAACCTGGTTGTGAAGTGGTACAAAGGGAATGAACTCTTAGATAATGTAACTTACAGTAACGTCAGTAAGAGACCAGAGGATGTGTCAGCTACTCTGATGATCAGCCCCAgtagagatgatgatggagatcAGTATAGATGTAGAGCAGAACTGGACCTGGGACGAGAGGGACCACAACCCCATCCTACAGTGACATCAGAACCTCTCAACATTACTGTGCACT ACGCTCCTGAGTTCCTTCCAGGGAATGACACAGTGGAGGTGAGTGCAGGCAGTGACGTGTCTCTGGACTGCAGTGCTGAGGGGAACCCTCCTCCTGAGCTGAGGTGGACCAACAACACTGCAGAGGGAAATGCCAATGAGACCACTGTGGGGCGCCTGCGTACTCTCAATATCTCCAGAGTAACAGCTAATGCAACTTACAACTGCACAGTCACAAATAGACTGGGCTCCATCACCAAGCAGATACATGTCTTAGTAGATGTACCTCCACAACAACACCCAACGATGTTCTCCACAGCACCTTCAACTCCAGAAACTATGACCACCCTTCCAGCAACAGCCAAGTCAAAAG TAGTTACCTTTCCTCTTGAGCTCAACCCTCCCAGAGTGGTGGTGAGATATGGAGACTCAGTCTCAGTCAACTGCAGCACATCATCCACAGACCATGATGGGATGGGCTGGGAGGCCACATTCGGAGGTACAAGTGTAGAACAAGATGTCAACGTTGTCACCTGGACTGTGGATAACCTTACTGATTGGACAATAGAACCCAAATGCTACATCAATCTCAATGATGGCGAACAACCCTCAAAAGAACTTCCAGTCATTCTCTACA AGACTCCAGACAGAGTCCCCATCTCTGTTCTGAACCACTCTGGTCCCATGGTGGAGGGGACACAGTACCAGCTGCAGTGTGACATTCAGAACATCGCTCCTCTACAGAACCTGGTTGTGAAGTGGTACAAAGGGAATGAACCCTTAGATAAtgtaacttacagtcacgtcagtAAGAGACCAGAGGATGTGTCAGCTACTCTAATGATCAGCCCCAGTAAAGATGATAATGGAACTCAGTATAGATGTAGAGCAGAACTGGACCTGGGACCAGAGGGACCACAACCCCATCCTACAGTGACATCAGAACCTCTCAGCATTACTGTGCACT aTAAGCCATGCATCAATGCATCTGGACTGCCAGTAAGGATACCTGTGTTCAGGGGCTATCCTGAGGAGTTAGTGTGTGAGGCTGAGGGTTACCCACAGCCCAGGATAAAGTGGGTCTATGACCCAGCGAAGCATGTCAGTGAGGCAGGAGGCAACCTGACTGTCTTTGAGGCAGGGCTCTACAACTGCACCGCCACCAACGACGTGGCGACGAGCTTCATTGTGGTAGAGGTGGTTTTAAATG AGGACTACCTGCCCCTCATAGCGGGCTTCGTGGCCTTCATGGTCGTGGTCATCTCGGTCATCTTCGTCGTCATCTACTCCATCTACTACAAGAACAACAAGATGGGCCGCTACAGCCTGAAGAAGGCCAAGCTCAGCAGCACGCCCAACGGCAACGTGGCGCAGAACGGCGGCCGGGACACTCCGCTCCCGATGACTAAACTGTCTCAGCCAAACATCTACTTCTAG